TAACCGGTACCGACAACGCAAACCTTCATGCAATCTCCTCCACCGCTACACCTGGCCGATGTCACGCCGTGTACCGGTACCTCTCCCGCCGACTGGCTGCGGACCGGTCCGTGGAGCGCTGGCCCGCGCGTTCCGCCGAATGATACACAGCCGCCCCTCCAGCACCTTGTCGCTGCTCACGACGCCTCCCTGAGGGTTTACCCAGGTCACAAAGATCGAATCGCGTCGTTCTCGCCGATTGTCGCGCTGCGTAGCCGTGCGGCGACCGGTGCCTGTTGTTTCCGACTCTTGACAGACAGGTGACGGGGACAGACGCTTTGGGAGCGCTCCCAGGCTCACGGTTGTCTATGAAGGGTCCCCCATGAGGAAAACCGTCGGCGGTTCGCTAGCCGCCGCCCTGGTGGCCGCCGCCACCGCGGTCGCCGTCATCTCCCAGCCGATCTCCGCCACGGCTGCCGGCACCGACCCGTACGCCTGGAAGAACGTCCGGATCGACGGCGGCGGCTTCGTCCCCGGCGTCGTCTTCAACCCGGGCGAGAAGAACCTGATCTACGCCCGGACCGACATCGGCGGCGCGTACCGCTGGAACCAGGCCGTCCAGAGCTGGACCCCGCTGCTGGACTGGGTCGGGCAGGACGACTGGGGGCACAACGGCGTGCTGAGCATCGCCGCCGACCCGGTCGACACCAACCGGGTGTACGCCGCGGTCGGCATGTACACCAACAGCTGGGATCCGAACAACGGCGCGATCCTGCGCTCCACCGACAAGGGCACCACCTGGCAGCAGACCGGCCTGCCGTTCAAGGTGGGCGGCAACATGCCGGGCCGGGGGATGGGGGAGCGGCTCGCCGTCGATCCGGCGAACAACAGAAATGTGTACTTCGCCGCCGAGGGCGGTAACGGACTGTGGCGCAGCACCGACTACGGCGCCACGTGGGCCAAGGTGGCGAATTTCCCCAATGCCGGAAATTACGTGCAGGATGCGACCGACACGAACGGCTACCTGAGTCAGAACCAAGGGCTGACCTGGGTGTCCTTCAAGGGGACGCAAATCTATGTCGGTGTGGCCGACAAGGCGAACCCGGTCTACCGGTCGCTCGATTCGGGGGCGACCTGGGAACGGGTGGCCGGACAACCTACCGGGTATATCGCTCACAAAGGCGTAATACAGGGCAAGTATCTGTATATCGCAACAAGCGACACCGGCGGCCCCTACGACGGCGCGGCCGGCCAGGTCTATCGCCTGGACACCACCACCGGCGCCTGGACGGACATCTCGCCGACACCGGTCGCCGACCGCTACTACGGCTACTCCGGTCTGACCGTCGACACGCTGCACCCCGGCACGCTGATGGTGGCCACCCAGATCTCCTGGTGGCCGGACGCGATCTTCTTCCGCAGCACCGACTACGGCGCCACCTGGACCCGCGCCTGGGACTGGACCAGTTACCCCAGCCGCTCCAAGCGCTACGCCCTGGACATCTCCGCCGACCCCTGGCTGGACTTCAACAGCACTGCCCAGGCGCCGGAGGAGAGCCCCAAGCTCGGCTGGATGAACGAGTCCCTCGCGATCGACCCGTTCGACTCGAACCGGATGCTCTACGGCACCGGCGCCACGCTGTACGGCACCACCGACCTGACCAAGTGGGACTCCGGCGGCACCATCACGATCAAGCCGGCCGCCCGGGGCATCGAGGAGACGGCGGTCCTCGACCTGGCCAGCCCGCCCAGCGGTGCACCCCTGGTCAGTGCGCTCGGTGACATCGGCGGCTTCTACCACGCCGACCTGGACGCGGTCCCCGCCAACTTCCACGACACCCCGAGCCTGGGCAGCAACACCAGCCTGGACTTCGCCGAGCTGAGCCCGTCGTTCTTCGTCCGGGTGGGCAACGCCGACGCCGCGCCGCACATCGGCGTCTCCAACGACGGCGGGAAGAACTGGTACCCGGGGCAGGAGCCGTCCGGCGTGACCGGCGGCGGCACCGTCGCGGTCGGCGCCGACGCCAACTACGTGGTCTGGTCGCCGGCCGGGACCGGCGTCCACTACTCGACCACGCGGGGGAGCAGCTGGACCGCGTCCACAGGCCTGCCCGCGGGCGCCGTCGTGGAATCCGACAGGGTCAACCCCAAGACCTTCTTCGCGTACGCCGGGGGCAAGTTCTACACGAGCACCGACGGCGGCGCCACGTTCACCGCTCAGTCGGTGGCCCTGCCCAGCACCGGCCGGCTGCACCTGAAGGCCGTTCCGGGGATCGCCGGCGAGGTCTGGGTGGCCGCCGGCACCGGGCTGTTCCGCTCCACCGACTCCGGCAAGACGTTCACGGCGCTTCCCCGGGTGACCGAGGGCGTCAACGTGGCCTTCGGCAAGGCCGCGCCGGGCGCCTCCCACCCGGCCGTCTTCCTGGTCGGCACCGTCGACGGCGTGGACGGGGTGTTCCGCTCCGATGACAGCGGCGCGACCTTCGTCCGGATCAACGACGACAAGCATCAGTACGGCAACGCCGGCGACGCCCTGGCCGGCGACCCGCGCATCTGGGGTCGTGTCTACCTGGGCACCAACGGCCGGGGGATCCTCTACGCCGACCGGACCGGCCCGGTGCCGTCCGCGTCCTCCGCGTCGCCCTCCAGCCCGGCACCGTCCAGTCCCGTACCGTCCAGCCCGGCACCGTCCAGCCCGTCGCCGTCGGCCTCGTCCAGCTCACCGGCTCCCGCCGGGGGTTGCACGGCGACCTACCAGGTCACCGGCTCCTGGACCGGCGGCTTCCAGGGCGAGGTCACGGTGACCAACACCGGCGCCACCGCCACCACCGGCTGGACCGTCACCTGGGCCTACACGGCCGGCCAGACCGTCACGCAGAGCTGGGGCGGCACCGCCACCCAGTCCGGCGCCGCGGTCACCGTCACCAACGCGTCGTACAACGGCGCCCTCGCGTCCGGGGCCTCCACCACTGTCGGATTCCTCGGCGGCACCACCGGCACCACGAACCCCGTCCCGTCTCCCGTCTCCTGCTCCCGCGTCCCCTAGGAGGACTTTCCGTGAGACCGAAACATCAGCGCCTGCGACGCAGGCTGGCCGTCCTCGGCGTCGCCGTCCTCGGCGCCGGCGCGGTCTTCGTCGCCGGCGGCCCGCCGGCCTACGCCGCCGCCGGCTGCACCGTCGTCTACAAGGTGCAGAGCCAGTGGAACGGCGGCTTCACCGGCGACATCGCGATCACCAACTCCGGCGACCCGCTGACGTCCTGGAAGCTCGAGTACGACTTCCCGGACGCCGCGCAGAAGATCAGTCAGGGCTGGAACGGCACCTACACGCAGAGCGGCAAGCACGTCACCGTGATGAACGCGTCGTGGAACGGCTCGCTCGGCACCGGCGCCACCACCAGCACCGGGTTCAACGGCACGTTCGGCTCGGCCAACCCGGTACCGACCGCGTTCAGCGTGAACGGGGTGGCCTGCAACGGCGCCACCGCCGCGCCGACCGTGGCGATCAGCAGCCCGGCGGCGAACACCCGGTACACCGCGCCGGCGTCCATCCCGATCAGCGCCACCGCCACCGCGGCCGGCGGGCAGAGCATCGCGAAGGTCGAGTTCTACCACGACGGGCTGCTGCTGGGCACCGACACCAGCGCGCCGTACGCGTACACCTGGTCCGGGGTGCCCGCCCAGACCGCCGCCTACCACCTGCAGGCCATCGCGTACGACGGCACCGGCACCAAGAGCAGCACCGCCGACGTCCCGGTCTTCGTGGACGCCGCCACCACGCCGGCGATCGTCGCGGACGCCACCTCGGCGACCGTCGAGCCGGGCGCGAGCGGGTCGTTCAAGCTGGCGCTGAGCGCCGCGCCCAGCGCCAACGTCACCGTCGCGGTGGCCCGCAGCGCCGGCAGCACGTCGGTCACCGCCACCCCGGCCACGCTCACCTTCACCCCGGCCAAC
This window of the Actinoplanes oblitus genome carries:
- a CDS encoding cellulose binding domain-containing protein, giving the protein MRKTVGGSLAAALVAAATAVAVISQPISATAAGTDPYAWKNVRIDGGGFVPGVVFNPGEKNLIYARTDIGGAYRWNQAVQSWTPLLDWVGQDDWGHNGVLSIAADPVDTNRVYAAVGMYTNSWDPNNGAILRSTDKGTTWQQTGLPFKVGGNMPGRGMGERLAVDPANNRNVYFAAEGGNGLWRSTDYGATWAKVANFPNAGNYVQDATDTNGYLSQNQGLTWVSFKGTQIYVGVADKANPVYRSLDSGATWERVAGQPTGYIAHKGVIQGKYLYIATSDTGGPYDGAAGQVYRLDTTTGAWTDISPTPVADRYYGYSGLTVDTLHPGTLMVATQISWWPDAIFFRSTDYGATWTRAWDWTSYPSRSKRYALDISADPWLDFNSTAQAPEESPKLGWMNESLAIDPFDSNRMLYGTGATLYGTTDLTKWDSGGTITIKPAARGIEETAVLDLASPPSGAPLVSALGDIGGFYHADLDAVPANFHDTPSLGSNTSLDFAELSPSFFVRVGNADAAPHIGVSNDGGKNWYPGQEPSGVTGGGTVAVGADANYVVWSPAGTGVHYSTTRGSSWTASTGLPAGAVVESDRVNPKTFFAYAGGKFYTSTDGGATFTAQSVALPSTGRLHLKAVPGIAGEVWVAAGTGLFRSTDSGKTFTALPRVTEGVNVAFGKAAPGASHPAVFLVGTVDGVDGVFRSDDSGATFVRINDDKHQYGNAGDALAGDPRIWGRVYLGTNGRGILYADRTGPVPSASSASPSSPAPSSPVPSSPAPSSPSPSASSSSPAPAGGCTATYQVTGSWTGGFQGEVTVTNTGATATTGWTVTWAYTAGQTVTQSWGGTATQSGAAVTVTNASYNGALASGASTTVGFLGGTTGTTNPVPSPVSCSRVP